One genomic window of Paramormyrops kingsleyae isolate MSU_618 chromosome 22, PKINGS_0.4, whole genome shotgun sequence includes the following:
- the LOC111857922 gene encoding immunoglobulin lambda-1 light chain-like isoform X5 gives MLFTLCTFITALACISGQRIVTQKPSLLTLSKGETATLHCQKPVDDSYTIFWYKQVPGGAPQFVLYYYRTHSSPTYGSGFSSSRFTSRAQSNTDYQLVISNVEVDDSAVYYCKKWFSNEAVFGQGTKLIVSDPSLEAPSLSLLPPSSEELKTGKATLVCLAKMSAAFADVSWTYNGGPLTDGVFTSSATQQADKTFGLSSFLSVKPSEWDSDGVFTCRATQGAKSTEAEIKRSNCAE, from the exons GTATCAGCGGCCAAAGGATTGTCACTCAAAAACCCTCCTTACTGACTCTGAGTAAAGGAGAAACGGCCACCTTGCACTGTCAGAAACCCGTAGATGACAGTTATACCATTTTCTGGTACAAGCAGGTCCCAGGAGGAGCTCCCCAGTTCGTCCTGTATTACTACCGTACTCACAGCTCTCCCACGTATGGAAGTGGATTCTCCTCCAGCCGCTTCACCTCCAGAGCCCAGTCCAACACAGATTATCAGTTAGTAATAAGCAACGTGGAGGTGGACGACTCTGCTGTGTATTACTGTAAGAAATGGTTTAGCAATGAAGCA GTATTCGGACAAGGCACTAAACTGATCGTCAGCG ACCCCTCCCTGGAGGCTCCCTCACTGAGTCTCCTCCCTCCATCCAGCGAGGAGCTCAAGACAGGTAAAGCCACACTGGTTTGCCTGGCTAAGATGTCTGCTGCATTTGCCGACGTCAGCTGGACGTACAACGGGGGCCCACTAACCGATGGAGTTTTCACCAGCTCTGCTACACAGCAGGCAGATAAAACCTTTGGTCTGAGCAGCTTCCTGAGTGTGAAGCCCTCAGAGTGGGACAGCGACGGCGTCTTTACCTGCAGAGCGACACAGGGGGCTAAATCCACAGAGGCAGAGATAAAGAGGAGCAACTGTGCCGAGTGA
- the LOC111859394 gene encoding immunoglobulin lambda-1 light chain-like has translation MLFTLCTFITALACISGQRIVTQKPSLLTLSKGETATLHCQKPVDDSYTIYWYKQVPGGAPQFVLYYYRTDRSHTYGSEFFSSRFTSRAQSNTDYQLVIRSVEVDDSAVYYCKKWFSSPTEAVFGQGTKLIVSDPSLEAPSLSLLPPSSEELKTGKATLVCLAKMSAAFADVSWTYNGSPLTDGVFTSSATQQADKTFGLSSFLSVKPSEWDSDGVFTCRATQGAKSTEAEIKRSNCAE, from the exons ATGCTGTTCACTTTGTGCACCTTCATCACAGCTCTGGCAT GTATCAGCGGCCAAAGGATTGTCACTCAAAAACCCTCCTTACTGACTCTGAGTAAAGGAGAAACGGCCACCTTGCACTGCCAGAAACCCGTAGATGACAGTTATACCATTTATTGGTACAAGCAGGTCCCAGGAGGAGCTCCCCAGTTCGTCCTGTATTACTACCGTACTGATAGATCTCACACATATGGAAGTGAATTCTTCTCCAGCCGCTTCACCTCCAGAGCCCAGTCCAACACAGATTATCAGTTAGTAATACGCAGCGTGGAGGTGGACGACTCTGCTGTGTATTACTGTAAGAAATGGTTTAGCTCTCCCACTGAAGCA GTATTCGGACAAGGCACTAAACTGATCGTCAGCG ACCCCTCCCTGGAGGCTCCCTCACTGAGTCTCCTCCCTCCATCCAGCGAGGAGCTCAAGACAGGTAAAGCCACACTGGTTTGCCTGGCTAAGATGTCTGCTGCATTTGCCGACGTCAGCTGGACGTACAACGGGAGCCCACTAACCGATGGAGTTTTCACCAGCTCTGCTACACAGCAGGCAGATAAAACCTTTGGTCTGAGCAGCTTCCTGAGTGTGAAGCCCTCAGAGTGGGACAGCGACGGCGTCTTTACCTGCAGAGCGACACAGGGGGCTAAATCCACAGAGGCAGAGATAAAGAGGAGCAACTGTGCCGAGTGA
- the LOC111857922 gene encoding immunoglobulin lambda-1 light chain-like isoform X4 produces the protein MLFTLCTFITALACISGQRIVTQKPSLLTLSKGETATLHCQKPVDDSYTIFWYKQVPGGAPQFVLYYYRTHSSPTYGSGFSSSRFTSRAQSNTDYQLVISNVEVDDSAVYYCKKWFSNEAVFGQGTKLIVSDPSLEAPSLSLLPPSSEELKTGKATLVCLAKMSAAFADVSWTYNGGPLTDGVFTSSATQQADKTFGLSSFLSVKPSEWDSDGVFTCRATQGAKSTEAEIKRSNCAE, from the exons ATGCTGTTCACTTTGTGCACCTTCATCACAGCTCTGGCAT GTATCAGCGGCCAAAGGATTGTCACTCAAAAACCCTCCTTACTGACTCTGAGTAAAGGAGAAACGGCCACCTTGCACTGTCAGAAACCCGTAGATGACAGTTATACCATTTTCTGGTACAAGCAGGTCCCAGGAGGAGCTCCCCAGTTCGTCCTGTATTACTACCGTACTCACAGCTCTCCCACGTATGGAAGTGGATTCTCCTCCAGCCGCTTCACCTCCAGAGCCCAGTCCAACACAGATTATCAGTTAGTAATAAGCAACGTGGAGGTGGACGACTCTGCTGTGTATTACTGTAAGAAATGGTTTAGCAATGAAGCA GTATTCGGACAAGGCACTAAACTGATCGTCAGCG ACCCCTCCCTGGAGGCTCCCTCACTGAGTCTCCTCCCTCCATCCAGCGAGGAGCTCAAGACAGGTAAAGCCACACTGGTTTGCCTGGCTAAGATGTCTGCTGCATTTGCCGACGTCAGCTGGACGTACAACGGGGGCCCACTAACCGATGGAGTTTTCACCAGCTCTGCTACACAGCAGGCAGATAAAACCTTTGGTCTGAGCAGCTTCCTGAGTGTGAAGCCCTCAGAGTGGGACAGCGACGGCGTCTTTACCTGCAGAGCGACACAGGGGGCTAAATCCACAGAGGCAGAGATAAAGAGGAGCAACTGTGCCGAGTGA